In the genome of Rhodoferax fermentans, one region contains:
- a CDS encoding response regulator, whose protein sequence is MNDPSPKKPSKILIVEDEAIVARDISLQVQAMGYVVVGSTALGEEAITLADRWRPDLVLMDIQLAGEMDGITTAHTLREAFAIPVVFLTAYAADDILERAKLTEPFGYILKPFSERELNTVLAMALYKHQAETRLLTTTRQLQALSHRVLEAQEQERRRVAMELHDELGQSLTAIKINLQLGERFKDQAPPDLYQENIRIVEDALQQVRSLATGLRPSMLDDLGLAPALKWMAEQSASRSGFEVQFHHDRALERLAPAI, encoded by the coding sequence ATGAACGACCCGTCACCCAAAAAGCCGTCCAAGATCCTGATTGTGGAAGACGAGGCCATTGTGGCGCGTGACATCAGCCTGCAGGTACAGGCCATGGGTTATGTGGTGGTGGGCTCGACTGCGCTGGGTGAAGAGGCGATCACACTGGCTGACAGGTGGCGGCCTGACCTGGTGTTGATGGACATCCAGCTGGCCGGTGAGATGGACGGCATCACCACGGCACACACACTGCGCGAAGCGTTTGCCATTCCCGTGGTTTTTCTGACTGCTTACGCGGCCGACGACATTCTGGAGCGGGCCAAACTCACCGAGCCGTTTGGCTATATCCTGAAGCCTTTTTCGGAGCGTGAACTCAACACCGTGCTGGCCATGGCGCTGTACAAACACCAGGCTGAAACCCGGCTGCTGACCACCACCCGACAGCTGCAAGCCCTGTCGCACCGTGTGCTGGAGGCGCAGGAGCAGGAACGCCGACGTGTGGCCATGGAGTTGCACGACGAGCTGGGCCAGTCACTCACCGCCATCAAGATCAACCTGCAACTCGGTGAACGCTTCAAGGACCAGGCGCCCCCCGACCTGTACCAGGAGAACATCCGCATTGTGGAAGACGCGCTGCAGCAGGTACGTTCGCTGGCAACCGGTCTGCGACCGTCGATGCTCGATGACTTGGGGTTGGCACCGGCTTTGAAATGGATGGCCGAGCAAAGTGCCAGCCGCAGCGGCTTTGAGGTGCAGTTTCACCATGATCGCGCGCTGGAGCGCCTGGCGCCCGCGATCTAA
- the pap gene encoding polyphosphate:AMP phosphotransferase, with protein MFEFAEIGHQLSKSVYRAAVPGLRAALLDAQVNLFEQRKTPVVVLISGQDGAGKGETINVLYEWMDPRFMSTLAFSEPSDEERERPPMWRYWRSLPPKGRIGMFAGSWYSDPIRERIQGEISIKELDARAEQINRFEEMLVNEGALVLKFWFHLTKEGQKQRLKALSSDPRTAWRVTPWNWDRLKTYDQLQEVAGHLLRVTNTAAAPWVVVEGTDDRYRSLTVGQVLLSAIQKKLAETEPPRATVAPMVRIDLDGRTVLSELDLSLVLADKPYKDELARWQGKLSELLRDARFKNRSLVCAFEGADAAGKGGAIRRIAAAMDARQYQVTPVAAPTDEEKAQPHLWRFWRNLPRQGHVAIFDRTWYGRVLVERVEGFCSEADWLRAYGEINDFEHELIDAGVIVVKFWLQISQAEQLKRFKDREKVAFKRFKITQEDWRNREKWHDYQQAICDMVERTSTGESPWTLVEANDKNYARVKILRTLCQRLEAALQHPAHPQRAAEQQFVTKSNKSAKIAKSVSAKKPPAREN; from the coding sequence ATGTTTGAATTTGCCGAAATCGGGCACCAGCTGTCAAAGTCCGTTTACCGCGCTGCCGTGCCAGGATTGCGAGCGGCCTTGCTGGATGCGCAGGTGAATCTGTTTGAGCAACGCAAAACGCCGGTGGTGGTGCTGATCAGCGGCCAGGACGGTGCCGGCAAGGGTGAAACCATCAACGTGCTCTATGAGTGGATGGACCCCCGTTTTATGTCCACGCTGGCGTTCTCAGAACCCAGTGATGAGGAGCGTGAGCGCCCACCGATGTGGCGTTATTGGCGCAGCCTGCCACCGAAGGGGCGCATTGGCATGTTTGCGGGCTCGTGGTATTCCGACCCGATCCGCGAACGCATCCAGGGCGAGATCTCAATCAAGGAACTCGATGCACGGGCCGAGCAGATCAACCGCTTTGAGGAGATGCTGGTCAACGAGGGTGCGCTGGTGCTCAAGTTCTGGTTCCACCTGACCAAAGAGGGGCAAAAACAGCGCCTCAAAGCCTTGTCCAGCGATCCGCGCACCGCCTGGCGAGTCACCCCATGGAACTGGGACCGGCTGAAAACCTATGACCAGTTGCAGGAGGTGGCAGGCCATTTGCTGCGTGTCACCAACACGGCCGCAGCACCCTGGGTGGTGGTGGAGGGCACCGATGATCGGTATCGGTCCCTGACCGTGGGCCAGGTGTTGCTGTCTGCGATCCAGAAAAAGCTGGCCGAGACCGAGCCGCCGCGTGCCACGGTGGCGCCGATGGTTCGTATTGACTTGGATGGCCGCACTGTCCTGTCCGAGTTGGACCTGAGCCTGGTGCTGGCTGACAAACCCTACAAAGACGAGTTGGCGCGCTGGCAGGGCAAGCTGTCTGAGCTGTTGCGTGATGCGCGTTTCAAAAACCGTTCTCTGGTGTGTGCGTTTGAGGGGGCTGACGCCGCAGGCAAAGGCGGGGCCATCCGCCGTATTGCGGCGGCGATGGACGCGCGCCAATACCAGGTGACGCCGGTGGCCGCACCCACCGATGAAGAAAAGGCGCAACCGCACCTGTGGCGCTTTTGGCGCAACCTGCCACGCCAGGGCCATGTCGCCATTTTTGACCGCACCTGGTATGGCCGGGTGCTGGTGGAGCGGGTGGAGGGCTTCTGCAGCGAGGCCGACTGGCTGCGCGCTTATGGTGAGATCAACGACTTTGAACACGAGCTGATCGACGCCGGTGTGATCGTGGTGAAGTTCTGGCTGCAAATCAGCCAGGCCGAGCAGCTCAAACGTTTCAAGGACCGCGAAAAAGTCGCCTTCAAACGTTTCAAGATCACCCAGGAAGACTGGCGCAACCGCGAAAAGTGGCACGACTACCAGCAAGCCATCTGTGACATGGTGGAGCGCACCAGCACCGGAGAGTCGCCCTGGACGCTGGTTGAGGCCAATGACAAGAACTACGCCCGGGTCAAGATTTTGCGCACTTTGTGCCAACGCCTGGAGGCGGCATTACAGCATCCTGCACATCCACAACGTGCCGCAGAGCAACAGTTTGTTACAAAGTCAAACAAATCGGCCAAAATAGCCAAGTCTGTGTCCGCCAAAAAGCCACCTGCACGCGAAAACTAA
- a CDS encoding methyl-accepting chemotaxis protein, with product MQTVKYKIWIQLLTTIGAALLVVWTGVIIWQGHVTRQAALDQATDFSESMHDATMAGLTGMMVTGTVAQRDVFLDQIKQLGAIRDVRVLRAEAVTKIYGPGTATESATPDALEQQALSTGQAVVEVQSDSTGEYLRAVRPALSSKNYLGKDCTTCHAAPEGTVLGVVSMKVSLDKVNASLADQRFKSILAALITCIPVLMLIYPFIRKVVTQPLEYCVQVARGIAQGDLTQKIEVETSNEMGQLEQALKDMNDSLVKIVQQVRLGTDTIYSASSDIASGNLDLSNRTEQQASSLEKTTTSMGDLTTAVNQNAENARRANELAQSASEVAVKGGSVVAGVINTMASINSSSKRIVDIISVIDGIAFQTNILALNAAVEAARAGEQGRGFAVVAAEVRSLAKRSADAAHEIKALIGDSVNKVDAGSTLVQQAGSTMNEIVESIRHVTNIMGEIAGASASQSEGLEMVSSSIAQMNQVTQQNAALVEQAAAAAQSLQDQAENLEQVVGAFKLSTNPPQALIGHG from the coding sequence GTGCAAACAGTCAAATACAAAATATGGATTCAGCTACTGACCACCATCGGCGCTGCGCTGTTGGTCGTCTGGACCGGCGTCATCATCTGGCAGGGCCACGTGACACGCCAGGCAGCGCTGGACCAGGCCACCGACTTTTCTGAAAGCATGCACGATGCCACCATGGCCGGCCTGACCGGCATGATGGTCACCGGCACCGTGGCACAGCGCGATGTGTTTCTGGACCAGATCAAACAACTCGGAGCCATCCGTGACGTACGGGTGTTGCGCGCCGAAGCTGTGACCAAGATTTACGGCCCTGGCACCGCCACCGAGTCCGCCACGCCTGACGCACTGGAGCAACAGGCGCTGAGCACCGGCCAAGCGGTGGTAGAAGTGCAATCGGACAGCACCGGCGAATATTTGCGTGCGGTGCGCCCGGCACTGTCCTCCAAAAACTACCTGGGCAAAGACTGCACCACCTGCCACGCCGCGCCCGAGGGCACAGTGCTGGGCGTGGTCAGCATGAAGGTGTCACTCGACAAGGTCAACGCCAGCCTGGCCGACCAGCGCTTCAAGTCGATCCTGGCGGCGCTGATCACCTGCATCCCGGTGCTGATGCTGATTTACCCGTTTATCCGCAAGGTGGTCACCCAGCCGCTGGAATACTGTGTGCAGGTGGCGCGCGGTATTGCCCAGGGCGACCTGACACAAAAAATCGAGGTCGAAACCAGCAACGAAATGGGTCAGCTGGAACAGGCTTTGAAGGACATGAACGACAGCCTGGTGAAAATTGTGCAGCAGGTTCGCCTGGGCACCGACACCATCTACAGCGCCTCCAGCGACATCGCCAGCGGCAACCTGGACCTCTCCAACCGCACCGAACAACAGGCCAGCTCCCTGGAGAAAACCACCACCTCGATGGGTGACCTGACCACCGCTGTCAACCAGAACGCCGAGAACGCCCGCCGCGCCAACGAGTTGGCACAATCCGCCTCCGAAGTGGCGGTCAAGGGGGGCAGCGTGGTGGCCGGGGTGATCAACACCATGGCCTCCATCAACAGCTCGTCCAAACGCATTGTCGACATCATCTCGGTGATCGACGGCATCGCCTTCCAGACCAATATCCTGGCGCTCAATGCGGCGGTGGAAGCGGCCCGCGCCGGTGAACAAGGGCGTGGTTTTGCGGTGGTGGCGGCCGAGGTGCGCAGCCTGGCCAAACGCTCGGCCGATGCAGCGCATGAAATCAAGGCACTGATCGGTGACTCGGTCAACAAGGTGGATGCTGGCAGCACCCTGGTGCAACAGGCAGGCAGCACCATGAACGAGATTGTCGAGAGCATCCGCCATGTGACCAACATCATGGGCGAGATCGCGGGTGCCAGCGCCAGCCAGTCGGAAGGCCTTGAAATGGTCAGCAGCTCGATTGCCCAGATGAACCAGGTCACGCAGCAAAACGCCGCCCTGGTGGAGCAAGCGGCAGCGGCGGCCCAGTCCCTGCAAGACCAGGCAGAAAACCTGGAACAGGTTGTTGGCGCCTTCAAATTGAGCACAAATCCACCTCAAGCCCTTATAGGACATGGCTAA
- a CDS encoding MFS transporter has product MSSSLPLPVGASAETSPSLSRKDVQTLGLSALGGTLEFYDFVIYVFFATVLGKLFFPVDMPDWLRQLQTFGIFAAGYLSRPLGGIIIAHFGDILGRKRMFTLSIFMMAVPTLVIGLLPTYASIGVAAPLLLLAMRVLQGAAIGGEMPGAWVFVAEHVPAKRYGFGVGALTAGITGGILLGSLVAMAINRHYSPADVSDFAWRIPFILGGVFGLISVYLRRFLHETPVFQELAKRRTVARELPLKTILREHRAACVLVALLTWVLSAAVVVVVLMTPSYLQKVHGIAPTLALEANAVATLMLTLGCVLAGWANDRFGTRPVMLLGFGGLVLTSYLFYTGLPGTPTSLIWSYGLVGLFVGSIAMVPIVGVRAFPAAVRFSGLSFAYNMSYAIFGGLTPIIITLWVQKDVLAPAHYVAALAAMGFVLGLVPMSSRGYQKK; this is encoded by the coding sequence ATGTCCAGCTCACTTCCGCTTCCCGTCGGCGCGTCTGCCGAAACCTCTCCCTCCCTGTCCCGCAAGGACGTGCAGACCCTTGGCCTGTCGGCCCTGGGCGGCACGCTGGAGTTCTACGACTTCGTCATTTATGTGTTCTTTGCCACCGTGCTTGGCAAACTGTTTTTCCCGGTGGACATGCCAGACTGGCTGCGCCAGTTGCAGACCTTTGGCATCTTCGCAGCGGGCTACCTGTCGCGCCCGCTGGGTGGCATCATCATTGCGCACTTTGGCGACATCCTGGGCCGCAAGCGCATGTTCACGCTGAGCATTTTCATGATGGCCGTGCCCACGCTGGTGATTGGCCTGTTGCCCACCTACGCCAGCATTGGCGTGGCGGCGCCGCTGCTGCTGCTCGCCATGCGTGTGTTGCAAGGTGCCGCCATTGGCGGTGAAATGCCCGGTGCCTGGGTGTTTGTGGCCGAACACGTACCCGCCAAGCGTTACGGCTTCGGCGTGGGGGCTCTCACCGCTGGCATCACCGGCGGCATCCTGCTGGGCTCGCTGGTGGCGATGGCCATCAACCGGCATTACAGCCCGGCCGACGTCAGCGATTTCGCCTGGCGTATTCCTTTCATCCTGGGCGGTGTGTTTGGCCTGATCTCGGTCTACCTGCGCCGTTTTTTGCACGAAACACCGGTGTTCCAGGAACTCGCCAAACGCCGCACGGTGGCGCGTGAGCTGCCGCTCAAGACCATCCTGCGCGAACACCGCGCTGCCTGTGTGCTGGTCGCCCTGCTGACCTGGGTGCTGTCCGCTGCCGTGGTGGTGGTGGTGCTGATGACCCCGAGTTATCTGCAAAAGGTACACGGCATCGCACCCACGCTGGCGTTGGAGGCCAATGCGGTGGCCACGCTGATGTTGACCCTGGGTTGTGTGTTGGCGGGCTGGGCCAATGATCGTTTTGGTACCCGGCCGGTGATGTTGTTGGGTTTCGGCGGACTGGTGCTCACTTCTTACCTGTTCTACACCGGCCTGCCGGGCACACCCACCTCGCTGATCTGGAGCTACGGTTTGGTGGGCCTGTTCGTCGGCTCAATTGCGATGGTGCCGATTGTGGGTGTGCGCGCTTTCCCGGCGGCGGTGCGTTTCTCCGGGCTCTCGTTCGCCTACAACATGTCCTACGCGATTTTCGGCGGCCTGACACCGATCATCATCACGCTGTGGGTGCAAAAGGATGTGCTGGCGCCGGCACATTACGTGGCCGCTTTGGCTGCGATGGGTTTTGTGCTCGGCCTGGTGCCGATGTCCAGCCGCGGTTACCAGAAAAAATAA
- a CDS encoding tripartite tricarboxylate transporter permease — MDVWNLLLQGFATAGTPVNLLWAFVGCALGTAVGVLPGIGPATAVAMLLPITTQVEATASMIFFAGIYYGAMYGGSTTSILLNTPGETATMVTAMEGNKMAKSGRAGAALATAAIGSFVAGSIATVLVTLFAPVVAEFAVKLGPPEYFMLMVLAFTTVSAVLGKSTVRGLTALFIGLALGLVGMDQITGQVRYTAGVPEMLDGVEIVLVAVGLFAVAEAMHAVMFEGRVIDTENRLTRVSMTLSDWKRSLPAWLRGTAIGAPFGCIPAGGTEIPSFLSYAAEKKLAKGAHKEEFGTRGAIEGVAGPEAANNATVTAAMIPLLTLGIPTSNTTAILLGAFQNYGIQPGPQLFTTSATLVWALIASLYIGNVMLLVLNLPLVGLWVKLLKVPKPQLYAGIMIFATVGVYGMRQSAFDLFLLYGIGLLGLVMRRFNFPTAPVLVGMILGPLAEAQMRNAISIGEGSAMIFLERPMSLSILLVIVLILTVPRVLKWHTERLR, encoded by the coding sequence ATGGATGTCTGGAATCTGTTGTTGCAGGGTTTTGCCACGGCGGGCACGCCGGTGAACCTGTTGTGGGCCTTTGTCGGTTGTGCGCTGGGTACGGCAGTGGGTGTGTTGCCAGGTATCGGGCCGGCCACCGCCGTGGCCATGTTGCTGCCGATCACCACCCAGGTCGAGGCGACCGCCTCCATGATCTTCTTTGCCGGTATTTATTACGGTGCCATGTATGGCGGCTCGACCACTTCGATCCTGCTCAACACACCGGGTGAGACCGCCACCATGGTGACCGCCATGGAAGGCAACAAAATGGCCAAGAGTGGGCGCGCTGGTGCCGCGCTTGCCACGGCCGCGATTGGCTCTTTTGTCGCCGGATCGATTGCCACGGTGCTGGTGACCCTGTTTGCGCCGGTGGTGGCCGAATTTGCGGTCAAGCTCGGCCCGCCGGAATACTTCATGCTGATGGTGCTGGCTTTCACCACGGTGAGTGCGGTGCTGGGCAAAAGCACGGTGCGTGGCCTCACTGCGCTGTTCATTGGGCTGGCGCTGGGGCTGGTTGGCATGGACCAGATCACTGGCCAGGTGCGTTACACCGCCGGTGTGCCCGAGATGCTCGATGGGGTCGAGATCGTGTTGGTGGCCGTGGGGCTGTTTGCGGTGGCCGAGGCCATGCACGCGGTGATGTTTGAAGGGCGGGTGATCGACACCGAAAACCGCCTGACCCGTGTCAGCATGACGCTGAGCGACTGGAAACGTTCGCTGCCAGCCTGGTTACGTGGCACCGCGATTGGTGCACCCTTTGGTTGTATTCCGGCGGGCGGCACCGAGATACCGTCCTTTTTGAGTTACGCGGCTGAGAAAAAACTGGCCAAAGGTGCCCACAAAGAGGAGTTCGGCACACGTGGTGCGATTGAAGGGGTGGCGGGGCCAGAGGCGGCCAACAATGCCACGGTGACGGCGGCGATGATCCCGCTGCTCACGCTGGGCATTCCCACCTCCAACACCACCGCCATTTTGCTGGGTGCGTTTCAGAACTATGGCATCCAGCCCGGCCCGCAGCTGTTCACCACTTCGGCCACGCTGGTGTGGGCGCTGATTGCCTCACTCTACATCGGCAACGTGATGTTGCTGGTGCTGAACCTGCCGCTGGTCGGCCTGTGGGTGAAACTGCTCAAAGTGCCCAAGCCGCAGCTGTACGCAGGCATCATGATTTTTGCCACCGTGGGGGTCTACGGCATGCGTCAGAGTGCTTTTGATCTGTTTTTGCTCTATGGCATTGGCCTTCTGGGGCTGGTCATGCGCCGCTTCAACTTTCCCACCGCACCGGTGTTGGTGGGCATGATCCTGGGGCCGCTGGCAGAAGCCCAGATGCGTAACGCGATCTCCATCGGTGAGGGCAGTGCGATGATCTTTCTGGAGCGCCCGATGTCACTGTCGATCTTGCTGGTGATTGTGTTGATCCTGACAGTGCCACGGGTGCTCAAATGGCACACCGAACGTTTGCGGTGA
- a CDS encoding tripartite tricarboxylate transporter TctB family protein, whose protein sequence is MRQHAPAKHSPRLQLLVGLGVLLLALAMGLGAYGIPAQAGYAGVGPNFLPWVVTLALLLCGVRLVYKAGRGGFQHMDDHSGDHPDWVGFVWLSAGLLLNAALITSIGFILSCALCFVLAARGMRLAQGQPVAWRVSLSVDVLVGLLIAAPVYWAFTKFLGINLPGLTQTGWL, encoded by the coding sequence ATGCGTCAACACGCCCCGGCGAAACATTCGCCACGTTTGCAATTGTTGGTGGGCCTGGGTGTGCTGCTGTTGGCGCTGGCGATGGGCCTGGGGGCCTATGGCATCCCGGCTCAGGCTGGGTACGCCGGTGTCGGGCCCAATTTTTTGCCGTGGGTGGTGACGCTGGCCCTGCTGTTGTGTGGTGTTCGGCTGGTCTACAAGGCTGGTCGGGGTGGTTTTCAGCACATGGATGACCACTCGGGTGACCACCCCGACTGGGTCGGATTTGTCTGGCTGTCGGCTGGCTTGTTACTCAATGCGGCGCTGATCACCAGCATCGGTTTTATTTTGAGCTGTGCCCTGTGTTTTGTGCTGGCAGCGCGTGGCATGCGCCTGGCGCAGGGCCAGCCAGTGGCCTGGCGGGTGTCCTTGTCCGTGGACGTGCTGGTTGGCCTGCTGATTGCCGCACCTGTCTATTGGGCGTTTACCAAATTTCTGGGCATCAACCTGCCTGGTCTGACCCAAACAGGGTGGTTGTGA
- a CDS encoding Bug family tripartite tricarboxylate transporter substrate binding protein — MRRDTFLKSLAVLAASSGLPLSALAATNLKMMLPANPGGGWDTTGRALGKALIDAKQVDTVVYENKGGAAGALGLAQFVNASKGDPNALMVMGAVMLGGIITGKPPVSITAATPIARLTSEYNVFVLPANSPFKTLAEVVEQLKKDPASVKWGGGSRGATEHIAAAMIARAVGVDPAKINYVAFRGGGEATAAILGGNVTIGGSGYSEFAPYIESGKMRAIGVTSGARLKGINVPTLKEQGIDVEIGNWRGVYGAPGITAAQRKALTEMVIKATQSKAWAEALEKNAWTPAVLAGEAFEKFVDDDFASLRATMVKSGMI; from the coding sequence ATGCGTCGCGATACTTTTCTCAAGTCTTTGGCGGTTCTCGCTGCCAGCAGCGGGCTGCCCCTGTCGGCTCTGGCTGCCACCAACCTCAAGATGATGCTGCCTGCCAACCCGGGTGGTGGTTGGGACACCACCGGCCGCGCTTTGGGCAAGGCGCTGATTGATGCCAAACAGGTTGATACCGTGGTCTACGAAAACAAAGGCGGCGCCGCCGGTGCCCTGGGTCTGGCCCAGTTTGTCAACGCCAGTAAGGGTGACCCCAACGCCCTGATGGTGATGGGTGCGGTGATGCTGGGTGGCATCATCACGGGCAAGCCGCCGGTGTCGATCACCGCCGCGACCCCGATTGCCCGTCTGACCAGCGAATACAACGTGTTTGTGCTGCCCGCCAACTCGCCTTTCAAGACCTTGGCCGAGGTGGTTGAACAGCTCAAGAAAGACCCGGCCAGCGTCAAGTGGGGTGGTGGTTCGCGTGGTGCCACCGAACACATCGCCGCCGCCATGATTGCGCGTGCGGTGGGGGTCGACCCGGCCAAGATCAATTACGTGGCCTTCCGGGGCGGTGGTGAAGCCACTGCGGCCATCCTGGGTGGCAATGTGACGATTGGCGGCAGTGGCTATAGCGAATTTGCGCCTTACATCGAGTCCGGCAAGATGCGCGCCATCGGGGTGACATCGGGCGCCCGCCTGAAAGGCATCAATGTGCCTACCTTGAAAGAGCAGGGCATCGATGTCGAGATTGGCAACTGGCGTGGTGTGTACGGTGCCCCGGGCATCACCGCAGCACAACGCAAGGCACTGACCGAGATGGTGATCAAGGCCACCCAATCCAAGGCCTGGGCCGAGGCGCTGGAGAAAAACGCCTGGACCCCGGCGGTGTTGGCGGGTGAAGCTTTCGAGAAATTTGTCGACGACGACTTTGCGTCCTTGCGGGCGACCATGGTCAAGTCCGGCATGATCTGA
- a CDS encoding methyltransferase, with protein MSDPVIPERPLPVSANTDIHWQESGRACSARWRSERGATAPRQVVLADDTLTADTAYRLACAGTALLWRGDFQNARQLLQAMARRADQVPKRKRAKVPAPVSAAEAFHQQRLAQSQRARTLGMILIEFNADYSIGLRRAPDVKAACTEAWGEAEANSDTTSGHSVASLRELLGITSAFEWQRVGVEVSSLGAAPNNRIHPHYGVFSPVRGEYIQLVATAHLPKPAKGQDGLTAFDIGTGTGVLAAVLARRGVPHIIGTDMDERALACARANVAQLGLQEQISVVQADLFPPGRASLVVCNPPWLPARPGSPLERAVYDEGGQMLSGFLAGLSAHLEPKGEGWLILSSLAEHLGLRSREALLALFEQHGLRVISRIDAKPLHPKASDASDPLHQARAQEVTSLWRLAVVTSSTL; from the coding sequence ATGTCCGACCCCGTCATCCCCGAGCGGCCCCTTCCCGTCAGCGCCAACACTGACATCCATTGGCAAGAATCTGGCCGGGCCTGCAGCGCACGCTGGCGCTCAGAACGCGGTGCCACAGCGCCCCGTCAAGTGGTGCTGGCGGATGACACCTTGACCGCCGACACCGCTTACCGCCTGGCCTGTGCAGGCACCGCTTTGCTGTGGCGGGGCGACTTCCAGAACGCGCGTCAACTGTTGCAAGCCATGGCACGCCGAGCCGACCAGGTACCCAAGCGCAAACGTGCCAAGGTGCCAGCCCCTGTCAGCGCCGCCGAGGCCTTTCACCAGCAGCGTCTGGCCCAGTCACAACGCGCTCGCACCCTGGGCATGATCCTGATCGAGTTCAACGCCGACTACAGCATCGGGCTGCGCCGCGCACCCGATGTCAAAGCCGCCTGCACCGAAGCCTGGGGCGAAGCAGAGGCCAACAGCGACACCACGTCCGGCCACTCGGTGGCCTCGCTGCGTGAACTGCTGGGCATCACCAGTGCCTTCGAGTGGCAACGGGTGGGGGTGGAGGTCAGCTCACTCGGTGCCGCGCCCAACAACCGCATCCACCCGCATTACGGCGTGTTCTCACCAGTGCGTGGTGAATACATCCAGTTGGTGGCCACGGCGCACCTGCCCAAACCTGCCAAAGGCCAGGACGGCCTGACGGCTTTTGACATCGGCACCGGCACCGGTGTGCTGGCGGCGGTACTGGCACGCCGCGGGGTGCCACACATCATTGGCACCGACATGGATGAGCGGGCCCTGGCCTGTGCCCGCGCCAATGTGGCCCAGCTTGGCCTGCAGGAGCAGATCAGCGTGGTCCAGGCCGATCTGTTTCCCCCAGGTCGCGCCTCGCTGGTGGTGTGCAACCCGCCGTGGTTGCCGGCCCGGCCAGGTTCACCGCTGGAGCGCGCGGTGTACGACGAAGGCGGTCAGATGCTCAGCGGTTTTCTGGCGGGTTTGTCGGCGCACCTGGAACCCAAGGGGGAAGGCTGGCTGATTCTGTCGAGCCTGGCCGAACACCTGGGCCTGCGTTCCCGCGAGGCCCTGCTGGCGCTGTTTGAGCAGCATGGCCTGCGGGTTATCAGCCGCATCGATGCCAAACCGCTGCACCCCAAAGCCAGCGATGCCAGCGACCCGCTGCACCAGGCCCGCGCTCAGGAAGTCACCTCACTCTGGCGGCTGGCGGTGGTGACCAGCAGCACACTCTGA
- a CDS encoding response regulator transcription factor, whose protein sequence is MKLLLIEDDEALHTALTRSLTRLGWQVEVCHDGRAALGHWRSSQPDVVMLDLSLPVRDGLHILGQARDEGLATPVLILTARGTVGDRIAGLNAGADDYLPKPFDLDELEARLRALHRRRSENYEKTASSPYAKSILSYDKESGAIYHAGQVLELAPRELSFLKTLLARPGQAVSKERLFEVVFPGQTEVQFEAIEVVAYRLRKKLQSTGATLTTLRGLGYLLKLPA, encoded by the coding sequence GTGAAACTGCTGCTGATCGAAGACGACGAGGCCCTGCACACCGCACTCACACGCAGCCTGACACGCTTGGGCTGGCAGGTCGAGGTCTGCCACGATGGGCGTGCTGCACTGGGCCACTGGCGCAGCAGCCAGCCCGATGTGGTGATGCTGGACCTGAGCCTGCCGGTGCGCGACGGCCTGCACATCCTGGGCCAGGCGCGTGACGAGGGCCTGGCCACCCCAGTGCTGATCCTCACCGCCCGTGGCACCGTGGGCGACCGCATTGCCGGCCTGAACGCCGGCGCCGACGACTACCTGCCCAAACCCTTTGACCTCGACGAGCTCGAAGCGCGCTTGCGTGCCCTGCACCGCAGGCGTTCAGAAAATTATGAAAAAACGGCCTCTAGCCCTTACGCCAAAAGCATTCTCAGCTACGACAAAGAGAGCGGTGCAATCTACCATGCAGGCCAAGTGCTGGAGCTGGCACCGCGTGAGTTGAGCTTTCTGAAAACCTTGCTGGCGCGCCCCGGCCAGGCGGTGTCCAAAGAGCGGCTGTTTGAGGTCGTGTTTCCGGGGCAGACCGAGGTGCAGTTTGAAGCGATCGAGGTGGTGGCCTACCGACTGCGCAAAAAATTGCAAAGTACCGGCGCCACACTGACCACCCTGCGTGGCTTGGGTTACTTGCTGAAACTGCCAGCATGA